The sequence AGATTCCCTTCGGACGCAGCTCTTGTAACAACGATACCGGTTGCTGTGGAAATAAGTAGTGCTGGTATTTGAGATACGATTCCGTCTCCAACTGTCAGCCGAGAAAATCGCGCCGCCGCTTCCGCGAATGGCAAGTCCATTTGGACAACACCAATGATCATACCGACTAACAGGTTAATGATAACGATAATGATTCCAGCAATTGCATCTCCTTTAACAAACTTTGTCGCACCATCCATTGCCCCGTAGAAATCCGCTTCATTACTTACTTTTTCACGGCGTGTACGTGCGTCAATTTCGGAAATCATACCTGCGTTCAGATCCGCATCGATACTCATCTGTTTACCCGGCATAGCATCAAGCGTAAAGCGGGCAGCAACTTCAGATACACGCTCGGATCCTTTTGTAATAACAATAAACTGAATGATGATTAAAATGACGAAAACGACTAAACCGACTACGACATTCCCTCCGGTTACGAATGTACCGAATGTATCAACGACACTCCCTGCATCACCTTTAGATAGAATAGCACGTGTAGTAGAGACGTTCAGGCCTAAGCGGAACAACGTCAACAATAAGAGCAAAGAAGGAAATATGGAAAACTGCAAAGCTTCCTGCATATTCATAGACGTCAGTAAAACCATCAAACCTAATGTAATATTGATGATGATTAAAAAACTTAATAGCCACGGTGGCAACGGGATGACGAGCATTGCGACAATCATGATAACCGCCGCTAACACACCTATATCTTTGAACTGCATGTCATCCCTACTTTCTCATAGTGTACTCATATTTTTCGTTGAATGCGATAAACATATGCCAATATCTCAGCCACTGTTTTGAAAAACTCATCTGGAATTCGATCTCCGATTTCTACATCGTCATACAAAGCTCTAGCTAATGGTCTATTCTCTACCATGACAATCTCATGCTCTTTCGCAATCAGCTTAATCTTCTGGGCTATGAAATCGGCACCTTTAGCAATAACTACCGGGGCATCCATCTGATCGTCATCATATTTAAGAGCAATGGCAAAGTGGGTTGGGTTTGTAATAACCACATCGGCTTGGGGAACTTCTTGCATCATCCTTCTCATCGCCATTTCGCGTTGGCGCTGTTTAATGCGCGATTTGATGATAGGATCCCCTTCCGTATTTTTATATTCATCCTTAATATCCTGTTTAGACATTTTAAGGTTTTTTTCATAATCATATTTCTGATAAAAATAATCCAGGATCGATATGAACAACAACACGAATGATGCAACGATCCCCATCAACGCAACTAATTGTCCGACGACGATCATCGCATCCTTCGGCGTTTTGAAAGCCAGCCCGAGTACTTTCTCGATATTTGTGACAAGAAGTAATGTCGTAACAGAGCCGATAAAAGAAATTTTCAATAATGATTTCATCAATTCAACTAATGCACGGATAGAAAATATCCGTTTCAACCCTTTAATTGGATCAATCTTCTTCAAATCGAATTTCAATGTCTCCGTCGTAAACAGTAAACCGAATTGGGCAAGGTTTCCTGTTATACCTGCAAGGACGGCAACTGCCATGACAGGTAGTAGAATAAAAGCCATCTGTATGAGCATCGTCGTGTAAATGATCATCGTTCCGTCTTCATCTAACG is a genomic window of Sporosarcina oncorhynchi containing:
- the flhB gene encoding flagellar biosynthesis protein FlhB — its product is MMIRLDLQFFAGEKTEKATPKKRLDSRKKGQVLKSADVTSSIVLLFVFMFLFFAAGFMRDRFFTFFTHTFTEFMPIKTLDEDGTMIIYTTMLIQMAFILLPVMAVAVLAGITGNLAQFGLLFTTETLKFDLKKIDPIKGLKRIFSIRALVELMKSLLKISFIGSVTTLLLVTNIEKVLGLAFKTPKDAMIVVGQLVALMGIVASFVLLFISILDYFYQKYDYEKNLKMSKQDIKDEYKNTEGDPIIKSRIKQRQREMAMRRMMQEVPQADVVITNPTHFAIALKYDDDQMDAPVVIAKGADFIAQKIKLIAKEHEIVMVENRPLARALYDDVEIGDRIPDEFFKTVAEILAYVYRIQRKI